From the genome of Flavobacterium ovatum, one region includes:
- a CDS encoding RNA methyltransferase → MNDNFITEYFGIGIQNGKTPENLGVLWRTAQNLGASYIFTIGNRYAKQACDTHNAVKSIPYFHYDNFDDFFKNLPKGARLVGVELDDRAEDLETFEHPRRCVYLLGAEDNGLSKAAIEKCHSLIKFKSEKSLNVSVAGSIVLYDRGLGKPRS, encoded by the coding sequence ATGAATGATAATTTTATAACAGAATATTTCGGAATTGGAATACAAAACGGAAAAACACCAGAGAACTTAGGTGTATTGTGGAGAACTGCACAAAACCTTGGTGCCAGCTATATTTTCACAATTGGAAATCGCTATGCCAAACAAGCCTGCGACACGCACAATGCCGTAAAATCAATTCCGTATTTTCATTACGACAATTTTGATGATTTCTTCAAAAACCTACCCAAAGGCGCACGGTTGGTTGGTGTGGAGTTAGACGATAGAGCCGAAGATTTAGAAACTTTTGAACACCCAAGAAGATGTGTTTACCTACTAGGCGCCGAAGACAACGGACTTTCTAAAGCAGCCATAGAAAAATGCCATTCACTAATAAAATTCAAATCCGAAAAAAGTTTGAATGTTTCTGTTGCTGGGAGTATTGTGCTTTATGATAGAGGACTTGGTAAACCGAGGTCTTAG
- a CDS encoding type II toxin-antitoxin system RelE/ParE family toxin has translation MVDYYKNINPELAIAFLDRIDEAKKHIADFPTSFQIKYKNFRTVLLKQFPYHIHYIINDTKKQIVVLAVIHAYRNPKDYSLRK, from the coding sequence ATTGTTGATTACTACAAAAATATAAATCCCGAACTTGCCATTGCTTTTTTAGATAGGATTGACGAAGCTAAAAAACACATTGCCGATTTTCCCACTTCCTTTCAGATAAAATACAAGAATTTTAGAACGGTTCTATTAAAACAATTTCCGTATCATATTCATTACATTATAAACGATACTAAAAAGCAAATCGTTGTTTTAGCTGTGATTCACGCTTACAGAAATCCTAAAGATTACTCACTTAGAAAGTAA
- the gyrB gene encoding DNA topoisomerase (ATP-hydrolyzing) subunit B — protein MSEEIKKENNYSADSIQALEGMEHVRMRPSMYIGDVGVRGLHHLVYEVVDNSIDEAMGGHCDTIIVDINEDGSITVEDNGRGIPVGMHKKEGVSALEVVMTKIGAGGKFDKDSYKVSGGLHGVGVSVVNALSNHLRATVHSNDGKIYEQEYEKGKSLYPVKQIGETTKRGTIVTFYPDPTIFTQTTEYSYDTLSARMRELSYLNKGITITFTDKRELDKDENFVSEVFHSTEGLKEYIRYLDGNREPIIAHVISMDNDKGEIPVEVALIYNTSYSENIFSYVNNINTHEGGTHLQGFRTGLTRSLKKYADASGMLDKLKFDISGDDFREGLTAIISVKVAEPQFEGQTKTKLGNREVVSPVSQAVGDMIEAYLEENPNDARIIVQKVILAAQARHAAKKAREMVQRKTVMGGGGLPGKLSDCSEQDPAKCEVYLVEGDSAGGTAKQGRDRAFQAILPLRGKILNVEKAMHHKVFENEEIRNIFTALGVTVGTAEDSKALNIEKLRYHKVIIMCDADVDGSHISTLILTFFFRFMKELIEEGHIYIAAPPLYLVKKGNKKEYAWNDLQRDQANERMGGSAAIQRYKGLGEMNAEQLWETTMDPNFRTLRQVTIDSLAEADRVFSMLMGDEVPPRREFIEKNAVYANIDA, from the coding sequence ATGAGCGAAGAAATCAAGAAGGAAAATAATTATTCAGCAGATAGTATTCAGGCATTAGAAGGAATGGAGCACGTAAGGATGCGCCCTTCCATGTATATTGGAGATGTAGGAGTTCGTGGACTTCATCACTTGGTTTATGAGGTTGTAGATAACTCTATTGATGAGGCAATGGGAGGTCATTGTGATACCATTATAGTAGATATAAATGAAGATGGTTCAATTACAGTAGAAGATAATGGTCGTGGTATTCCGGTTGGAATGCACAAAAAAGAAGGAGTTTCGGCTCTGGAGGTAGTTATGACCAAAATTGGAGCTGGGGGTAAATTTGACAAAGACTCTTATAAAGTCTCTGGAGGATTACACGGTGTTGGGGTTTCGGTGGTAAATGCATTGTCAAACCATTTGAGAGCAACTGTTCATAGTAATGATGGTAAGATTTACGAACAAGAGTATGAAAAAGGAAAATCACTTTATCCAGTAAAACAAATTGGAGAAACGACTAAAAGAGGTACAATTGTAACTTTTTATCCAGATCCAACTATTTTCACTCAGACTACGGAGTATTCTTATGATACTTTGTCGGCTCGTATGCGTGAGTTGTCCTACTTGAATAAAGGAATTACAATTACTTTTACAGATAAAAGAGAATTAGATAAAGACGAAAATTTTGTTTCTGAAGTATTTCATTCTACAGAAGGACTAAAAGAATATATTCGTTACCTAGACGGGAACCGTGAGCCAATTATTGCTCATGTAATCTCTATGGATAATGATAAAGGAGAGATTCCTGTTGAAGTGGCATTGATATACAATACAAGTTATAGTGAGAATATTTTCTCCTATGTAAATAATATCAATACACACGAAGGGGGAACGCACTTGCAAGGTTTTAGAACGGGTCTTACGAGATCATTGAAGAAATATGCAGATGCTTCGGGAATGTTAGACAAATTGAAATTTGATATTTCAGGTGATGACTTCCGTGAGGGGTTGACAGCTATTATCTCTGTAAAAGTTGCAGAACCACAGTTTGAGGGGCAAACAAAAACCAAACTTGGAAATAGAGAAGTTGTTTCGCCAGTAAGTCAAGCGGTGGGTGATATGATTGAAGCATATTTGGAAGAAAATCCAAATGATGCTCGAATCATTGTTCAAAAAGTAATTTTGGCAGCTCAAGCACGTCATGCTGCTAAGAAAGCGCGTGAAATGGTACAGCGCAAAACCGTAATGGGTGGCGGTGGATTGCCAGGGAAATTGTCTGACTGTTCAGAACAAGATCCAGCAAAATGTGAAGTATATCTTGTCGAGGGAGACTCGGCAGGTGGAACGGCTAAGCAAGGTCGTGATCGTGCATTTCAAGCAATTTTGCCCTTACGTGGTAAGATTTTGAATGTTGAGAAAGCGATGCATCATAAGGTGTTTGAAAACGAGGAGATTCGGAATATATTTACTGCTCTTGGAGTTACAGTAGGTACTGCAGAGGATAGTAAAGCATTGAATATTGAGAAATTACGTTACCATAAAGTAATTATTATGTGTGATGCCGATGTCGATGGTAGTCATATCTCTACTTTAATTTTGACATTCTTCTTTAGATTTATGAAAGAATTGATTGAAGAAGGACATATATATATTGCTGCTCCACCTTTATATTTGGTGAAAAAAGGAAATAAAAAAGAATACGCTTGGAATGATTTACAACGTGATCAAGCTAATGAGAGAATGGGAGGAAGCGCAGCGATACAACGTTATAAAGGTCTTGGAGAGATGAATGCAGAACAGTTGTGGGAAACAACTATGGATCCTAACTTTAGAACATTACGTCAAGTAACAATTGATAGTTTAGCGGAAGCTGATAGAGTCTTTTCGATGTTAATGGGTGATGAAGTACCACCTCGTAGAGAGTTTATCGAAAAAAATGCAGTTTATGCTAATATTGATGCTTAA
- a CDS encoding IS1182 family transposase has translation MLVQQQQIQFSEHSSLYDLIIPKDNLLRKINELIDFSFITDELIHTYCVNNGRMAESPIRMFKYLLLKTIYTVSDVDVVDRSRFDMSFKYFLDMTPEADVINPSSLTKFRKLRLKDTDLLNLLINKTVALAIEKGVIRSKSIIVDATHTLSRSNPFLAIDVLRERSKQLRKVVYSFDEQWKERMPEKNNENDLEKELAYSKELEKRLEEDPSVSLIPAVKDPTRFKIKKDKEDTQENLILSKDTDAKTGHKSAESSFFGYKTHLAMTEERIITAAVVTSGEKGDGPELPKLLEISQENGIEVDTIIGDGAYSGKENLKITSEQNIKVVARLNPSITQGFRKDEDKFDYNKDADRFVCPAGHMAIRKARGGTKDIGENQVDTYYFDVEKCKSCPLTEGCYKEGAKTKTYSVSIKSDLYQEQISFQETDYYKEKAKHRYKIEAKNSELKNAHGFDRAISYGINNMQMQGAMAIFTVNLKRIIKLM, from the coding sequence ATGTTAGTTCAGCAACAACAAATTCAGTTCAGCGAGCATTCCTCGTTATATGATTTAATCATTCCTAAAGATAATCTTCTTCGAAAAATCAATGAATTAATTGATTTTTCATTTATCACCGATGAACTTATACATACCTATTGTGTAAATAATGGTCGTATGGCAGAAAGTCCTATTCGTATGTTCAAATATCTACTTTTGAAAACGATTTATACGGTCTCGGATGTTGATGTTGTTGATCGCTCTCGTTTTGACATGTCCTTTAAATATTTTTTGGATATGACACCCGAAGCCGATGTTATCAACCCAAGTTCATTGACAAAATTTAGAAAACTCCGCTTAAAAGACACCGATTTATTGAATTTATTGATTAACAAAACGGTAGCCTTAGCCATTGAAAAAGGTGTTATTCGTTCTAAATCTATAATAGTTGATGCCACACATACTTTATCAAGGTCAAATCCATTTTTAGCTATAGACGTACTGAGAGAACGTTCCAAACAACTTCGTAAAGTGGTTTATTCATTTGATGAACAATGGAAAGAACGTATGCCAGAGAAGAACAACGAGAATGATTTAGAAAAGGAGTTGGCTTATAGCAAAGAGTTAGAGAAAAGACTAGAAGAAGATCCTTCGGTGAGTTTGATACCGGCCGTAAAAGACCCTACTCGATTTAAAATCAAAAAAGACAAAGAAGATACACAAGAAAATTTAATTTTATCAAAAGATACCGATGCCAAAACTGGGCATAAATCTGCCGAGAGTTCTTTCTTTGGCTACAAGACTCATTTAGCTATGACCGAAGAGCGCATCATAACAGCAGCCGTAGTAACATCGGGAGAAAAAGGAGATGGACCGGAGTTGCCAAAACTCTTAGAAATTAGTCAAGAAAATGGAATTGAGGTAGATACTATTATTGGCGATGGTGCCTATTCGGGGAAAGAAAATCTTAAAATCACAAGTGAGCAAAATATTAAAGTAGTGGCCAGACTAAACCCATCCATAACACAAGGATTTAGAAAAGACGAGGATAAATTTGATTACAATAAAGATGCCGATAGGTTTGTATGTCCTGCGGGTCATATGGCAATACGAAAAGCACGAGGTGGAACCAAAGATATCGGGGAAAATCAAGTCGACACTTACTATTTTGATGTTGAAAAATGTAAATCATGTCCTTTAACAGAAGGCTGTTATAAAGAGGGAGCAAAAACAAAAACATATTCGGTATCCATAAAATCAGATTTATATCAAGAGCAAATATCCTTTCAAGAAACAGACTATTACAAAGAAAAAGCAAAGCACCGATACAAAATAGAAGCGAAGAATAGTGAGTTAAAAAATGCACATGGTTTTGACAGAGCGATATCTTATGGCATAAACAATATGCAAATGCAAGGAGCAATGGCTATTTTTACAGTAAATTTAAAAAGAATCATAAAACTAATGTAG
- a CDS encoding addiction module component CHP02574 family protein, whose translation MNVQYISDNLGNKTAVVIAIEDWEIMKKCYPDIENLEDEFPKCDKDIVLSRLNDPQATMDAFEMIDDLEK comes from the coding sequence ATGAATGTTCAGTATATATCCGATAATTTAGGAAATAAGACAGCTGTTGTAATTGCTATAGAAGATTGGGAAATCATGAAAAAATGCTACCCTGATATTGAAAATCTAGAAGACGAATTTCCTAAATGTGATAAAGACATTGTTTTGAGTAGGCTAAATGATCCTCAAGCAACTATGGACGCTTTTGAAATGATTGACGATTTGGAAAAATAA
- the secDF gene encoding protein translocase subunit SecDF — MQNKGLIKFFAILFALVSIYQLSFTFVSSKIKNDAKSFSGGDPDKELRYLDSISKEKVFNLGFANFTFDEVKDKQINKGLDLEGGINVILQISVKDILKGLSNNSKNPVFNKSLADATANQKGNQTYIDAFFEAFAANSKGTVKLASPDIFANRSLQGEGGVDFQMSDSDVQKVIKRKVDESVESAFGVLRKRIDKFGVTQPNIQKLGESGRILVELPGAKDVDRIKKLLQSTAQLEFWETYKIDEIGNFLVAANDALKKTEITKVETKKVVKDSLSALLTDTKDSLATKQGNNPLFDKMLSQGGGPVLGLFAPKDTAVVNGYLKRSDIRVLLAPEFRYVKFVWGKSTQIKDAKDKSVEAVELYALRGNRDDVASMSGGVVTGANASFDQLGKPSVSIEMNGQGAKVWEELTGRAYTQKSNIAIVLDDIVYSAPGVSTGPIAGGRSEISGSFTLDESTDLANVLRAGKLPAAADIVQSEVVGPSLGQEAIDNGTTSALVGLLIVSLWMMVYYGKAGWYANIALAVNLLFLFGVLASLGAVLTLPGIAGIVLTMGTAVDANIIIYERAKEELRAGKSLEEAIKTSYSWRGAMSSITDANVTHILTGAVLFIFGSGPIKGFATTLLIGIATSLFTSIFIARIFLDRNLRTKSDLTFVTNFSKKIFNNFNFDFLGMKKWTYMFSAVVVVVSIVSLSTNGLDQGVDFVGGRTFQIRFEKPVEAEVVKGELTKVFGSAEAKIFGSDNQLKITTKYKVKEHGIQADEEVNKLLFETLKHHYAADLTYDKFINAYDGKKVGILQASKVGPSVAEDIKTNAYWAVLGAMLLVFLYLMISFRKWQYSLGAITAVAHDVIFVLGIYSLCYKFMPFGMEIDQHFIAAILTVIGYSMNDTVIVFDRVREFLAGKTKGNFAEIVNQSINTTMSRTINTSLTMIVVLLIMFVFGGESIRGFIFAMLVGIVVGTYSSLFIATPVLVDTISREDKKNVEKQHEES; from the coding sequence ATGCAGAATAAAGGACTTATTAAATTTTTTGCAATTCTATTTGCATTGGTAAGTATTTACCAACTCTCGTTTACTTTTGTTTCGAGTAAAATTAAAAATGATGCTAAATCTTTTTCGGGAGGAGATCCTGACAAAGAATTGAGATATTTAGATTCAATTAGTAAAGAAAAAGTATTTAACTTAGGGTTTGCTAATTTTACTTTTGATGAAGTAAAAGACAAGCAAATAAATAAAGGTCTTGACTTAGAAGGTGGTATCAATGTGATATTACAAATTTCTGTGAAAGATATATTAAAAGGATTGTCTAACAATTCTAAAAATCCAGTTTTCAATAAGTCTTTAGCAGATGCAACGGCTAATCAAAAAGGGAATCAAACGTATATCGATGCTTTCTTTGAAGCTTTTGCTGCTAACTCTAAAGGAACAGTAAAATTAGCTTCGCCAGATATTTTTGCAAACCGTTCTTTGCAAGGTGAAGGTGGTGTTGATTTTCAAATGTCAGATTCTGATGTTCAAAAAGTAATCAAAAGAAAAGTTGACGAATCAGTTGAAAGTGCTTTTGGTGTTTTAAGAAAACGTATTGACAAATTTGGTGTAACACAACCAAACATCCAAAAATTAGGAGAATCAGGAAGAATCCTTGTGGAGCTTCCAGGTGCTAAAGATGTTGATAGAATTAAAAAATTGTTGCAAAGTACTGCGCAATTAGAGTTCTGGGAAACCTATAAAATTGATGAAATTGGTAACTTCTTGGTAGCTGCAAATGATGCTTTGAAGAAAACTGAAATCACTAAAGTTGAAACTAAAAAAGTAGTTAAAGATTCTTTAAGTGCATTATTAACAGATACGAAAGATTCATTGGCTACCAAACAAGGAAACAATCCTTTGTTTGATAAAATGTTATCTCAAGGTGGTGGACCGGTTTTAGGTTTATTTGCTCCTAAAGATACAGCTGTAGTTAATGGTTATTTGAAAAGATCAGATATTAGAGTTTTATTAGCTCCTGAATTTCGTTATGTGAAATTTGTTTGGGGAAAATCGACTCAAATAAAAGATGCTAAAGATAAAAGTGTAGAAGCAGTAGAATTATATGCCTTAAGAGGTAATAGAGATGATGTTGCTTCAATGAGTGGTGGTGTTGTAACTGGTGCAAATGCTTCTTTTGATCAGTTAGGAAAACCTTCTGTATCTATTGAGATGAATGGACAAGGAGCAAAGGTTTGGGAAGAATTAACAGGAAGAGCGTATACTCAAAAATCAAATATTGCTATTGTTTTAGATGATATTGTTTATTCTGCTCCGGGTGTTTCTACTGGGCCTATTGCAGGAGGAAGATCGGAGATTTCAGGAAGTTTTACTTTGGATGAATCTACGGATTTAGCTAATGTTTTAAGAGCAGGTAAATTACCCGCAGCAGCAGATATAGTACAGTCAGAAGTAGTAGGTCCATCCTTAGGACAAGAAGCTATTGATAATGGAACAACATCTGCGCTAGTAGGTTTACTTATTGTTTCATTATGGATGATGGTATATTATGGTAAAGCAGGATGGTATGCTAATATAGCATTAGCGGTTAACTTACTTTTCCTTTTCGGAGTTTTAGCAAGTTTAGGAGCTGTTTTAACATTGCCAGGTATTGCAGGTATCGTATTAACAATGGGTACGGCAGTTGATGCCAATATCATTATTTATGAAAGAGCAAAAGAAGAATTAAGAGCCGGAAAATCGCTTGAAGAAGCTATTAAAACGTCTTACAGTTGGAGGGGAGCAATGTCTTCTATTACAGATGCAAACGTTACTCATATTTTAACAGGTGCAGTATTATTTATTTTTGGTTCAGGACCTATTAAAGGATTTGCTACTACTTTGTTAATAGGTATTGCTACTTCATTATTTACTTCAATTTTTATTGCAAGAATCTTTTTGGATAGAAATTTAAGAACTAAAAGTGACTTAACATTTGTCACTAATTTCTCTAAGAAAATATTCAATAACTTCAATTTTGATTTCTTAGGAATGAAAAAATGGACATATATGTTCTCGGCAGTTGTTGTTGTGGTAAGTATTGTATCATTATCAACAAATGGTCTGGATCAAGGAGTTGATTTTGTAGGAGGTAGAACTTTTCAAATTCGTTTTGAAAAACCCGTTGAAGCTGAAGTAGTAAAAGGGGAATTGACTAAAGTATTTGGTAGTGCTGAAGCAAAAATATTTGGTAGTGATAATCAATTAAAGATTACTACGAAGTATAAAGTTAAAGAACATGGAATTCAAGCTGATGAAGAAGTAAATAAATTATTGTTTGAAACTTTAAAACATCATTATGCAGCTGATTTAACGTATGATAAGTTTATTAATGCTTATGATGGTAAGAAAGTAGGTATTTTACAAGCTTCAAAAGTTGGGCCTTCTGTTGCTGAAGATATTAAAACAAATGCTTACTGGGCTGTTCTTGGGGCTATGTTATTGGTGTTTTTATACTTAATGATTAGTTTTAGAAAATGGCAATATAGTTTAGGAGCTATCACAGCTGTTGCTCACGATGTTATTTTTGTTTTGGGGATCTATTCATTATGTTATAAGTTCATGCCTTTTGGTATGGAAATTGACCAACACTTTATTGCTGCAATCTTAACGGTAATTGGATATTCTATGAATGATACAGTTATTGTATTTGACAGAGTACGTGAATTCTTAGCAGGTAAAACAAAAGGTAATTTTGCTGAAATTGTAAATCAATCTATTAATACAACTATGTCAAGAACGATTAATACTTCATTAACTATGATTGTGGTATTGTTGATTATGTTTGTTTTTGGTGGTGAATCAATTAGAGGATTTATTTTCGCAATGCTTGTGGGTATTGTAGTTGGAACTTATTCATCTTTGTTTATTGCGACTCCAGTATTAGTTGATACTATTTCTAGAGAAGATAAAAAGAATGTTGAAAAACAACACGAAGAAAGTTAA
- a CDS encoding T9SS type B sorting domain-containing protein, translating into MKKFIKSSTLLYIVVCFLNASLFATTFSNSLVVTTSIGFKADKSLFFAPPAAPIVQSPIYYCQNSPASPLTATADPGNTLFWYGTAATGGTPSITAPTPSTNSVGSTTYYVSQTDGSTVSPRAQIVVNVVANNGAVILNYRCDPSQVLAPDKASSVMFDWSNNPLISNTYNYTYTIQGGSPVSGTTNVSHQQVFGMLPGQSATMTLSSATHPCVPPQTITCTVPCGTATTNPNFAPIPPFCTGSPAPILGPTSPNGISGTWAPAVVSNTASGNYVFTPDPFLHPCATTQTLSVTVKPLVTMSFTSIPANVCQGSTYSLPTSSNNTPPITGTWSPSTVDTSTLGSTSYTFTSNPGQCTSASTYSTTITVIPNNVTPTFNAVGPICSGDPLAPLPTVSNEGITGSWSPGISNTATTTYTFTPNAGQCALNTTMTVTVNSKVTPTFNAVAPICSGDALAPLPTFSNNGYSGSWSPILDNTKTTTYTFTPTAGQCANNATLTVTVNAIIVPVFSLVPSVICENSGDLVLPTNSENTPPITGTWSPAFVDSSVLGTVNYVFTPDGGQCASSKTLPITVKESNTLIDFQWTVTDAFVENQVVTINATAAGEYVYQFDFGPFQSSPIFENVPYGLHSVTVKDPVGCSAPITKSNILVVDFPRFFTPNGDGFNDSWNIETLKDDVNARIHIFDRYGKFLVEIKPNSVGWSGYYNGHPMPATDYWFTIDYVEANVVKKFKSHFSLKR; encoded by the coding sequence ATGAAAAAATTTATAAAGTCATCTACTCTTCTTTATATAGTTGTGTGTTTTTTGAATGCAAGTCTGTTCGCTACTACATTTAGTAATAGTCTTGTTGTAACAACAAGCATAGGGTTCAAGGCTGATAAAAGTTTGTTTTTTGCTCCACCTGCGGCTCCAATAGTGCAATCACCAATTTATTATTGTCAAAATAGTCCCGCTAGCCCATTGACTGCTACTGCTGATCCTGGAAATACATTGTTCTGGTATGGTACTGCTGCAACAGGAGGTACTCCATCAATTACAGCTCCAACACCTTCCACCAATTCAGTTGGTTCTACAACTTATTACGTAAGTCAAACAGACGGAAGTACTGTCAGTCCAAGAGCACAAATAGTAGTTAATGTTGTTGCTAATAATGGAGCTGTAATTTTAAATTATAGATGTGATCCGTCTCAAGTTTTAGCTCCTGATAAGGCTTCATCAGTTATGTTTGATTGGTCTAACAATCCCTTGATATCTAATACATATAATTATACTTATACTATTCAAGGTGGATCGCCAGTTTCTGGAACAACAAATGTTTCGCATCAACAAGTTTTTGGAATGTTACCTGGACAAAGTGCAACAATGACTTTGTCATCGGCAACTCATCCTTGTGTTCCGCCTCAAACTATAACTTGTACGGTTCCTTGTGGTACAGCTACAACTAACCCAAATTTTGCACCGATTCCTCCATTTTGTACAGGTTCACCTGCCCCAATCTTAGGGCCTACTTCCCCTAATGGTATTTCAGGAACTTGGGCACCAGCCGTTGTGAGTAACACGGCAAGTGGAAATTATGTGTTCACACCTGACCCTTTTTTACACCCTTGTGCTACAACACAAACGTTAAGTGTTACAGTAAAACCGTTAGTAACCATGTCTTTTACATCGATTCCAGCAAACGTGTGCCAAGGATCAACTTATAGTTTACCTACAAGTTCCAATAATACGCCACCAATAACAGGAACTTGGAGTCCATCGACTGTTGATACTTCAACATTAGGTTCTACGTCTTATACTTTTACATCTAACCCAGGACAATGTACATCTGCTTCAACGTATTCAACTACAATAACAGTAATACCTAATAATGTTACTCCAACATTTAATGCAGTCGGACCAATATGTTCTGGTGACCCACTAGCGCCATTGCCTACAGTATCTAATGAAGGAATAACAGGTAGTTGGTCTCCGGGGATTAGCAATACGGCTACCACCACCTATACTTTTACACCTAATGCAGGTCAGTGTGCTTTAAATACGACGATGACTGTTACTGTTAATTCTAAAGTAACCCCAACATTTAATGCCGTAGCACCAATTTGTTCTGGAGACGCATTAGCACCTTTACCTACTTTTTCAAATAATGGATATTCAGGAAGTTGGTCGCCTATTTTAGATAATACAAAGACAACTACTTATACATTTACTCCTACTGCGGGACAATGTGCGAATAATGCTACTTTGACAGTAACGGTAAATGCAATAATAGTACCTGTGTTTAGCTTAGTGCCTTCAGTAATTTGTGAAAATTCAGGAGATCTTGTTTTACCTACGAATTCTGAAAATACTCCCCCAATTACAGGGACTTGGAGCCCTGCTTTTGTAGATAGTTCGGTTTTAGGAACTGTTAATTATGTGTTTACGCCAGATGGTGGGCAATGTGCTAGTAGTAAAACGCTTCCAATTACGGTGAAAGAATCGAATACTTTGATAGATTTCCAGTGGACAGTCACTGATGCTTTTGTAGAAAATCAAGTCGTAACGATAAATGCTACTGCTGCGGGGGAATATGTATATCAATTTGATTTTGGTCCTTTTCAATCGAGTCCAATTTTTGAAAATGTACCTTATGGACTTCATTCCGTAACGGTAAAAGACCCTGTGGGTTGTAGTGCTCCAATAACTAAATCAAATATTCTAGTTGTTGATTTTCCAAGGTTTTTCACACCAAATGGTGACGGTTTTAATGATTCTTGGAATATAGAAACTCTGAAAGATGATGTAAATGCTAGAATTCACATTTTTGATCGTTATGGAAAATTTTTAGTTGAAATAAAACCTAATTCAGTAGGATGGAGTGGCTATTACAATGGGCACCCAATGCCTGCAACTGATTATTGGTTTACTATTGATTATGTAGAGGCTAATGTTGTTAAAAAGTTTAAATCTCATTTTTCCTTAAAACGCTAG
- a CDS encoding malate dehydrogenase translates to MKVSIIGAGNVGATCADVISYRGIASEVVLLDIKEGFAEGKALDIMQCATNTGFNTTVSGVTNDYSKTANSDVVVVTSGIPRKPGMTREELIGINAGIVKSVVHSVLEFSPNAIFVIVSNPMDTMCYLTLKSTGLPKNRIIGMGGALDSSRFRTYLGLALDKPVNDISAMVIGGHGDTTMIPLTRLASYNGIPVTQFLSDEVLQKVAADTMVGGATLTGLLGTSAWYAPGASVAFLVDSILNNQRKMIACSVYVEGEYGQSDICIGVPCIIGKNGVEEILEIKLNDDEKALFAKSAIAVRQMNDALKSILG, encoded by the coding sequence ATGAAGGTATCAATAATAGGAGCAGGAAACGTGGGTGCAACTTGTGCTGATGTAATCTCTTATAGAGGAATTGCAAGTGAAGTAGTATTGTTGGACATAAAAGAAGGTTTTGCTGAAGGTAAAGCTTTGGATATAATGCAATGTGCGACTAATACAGGATTTAACACAACGGTTTCCGGGGTGACTAATGATTATTCTAAAACAGCAAATAGTGATGTTGTTGTGGTAACTTCTGGAATTCCAAGGAAACCAGGAATGACCCGCGAGGAACTAATTGGAATTAACGCAGGAATTGTTAAATCTGTTGTTCATAGTGTATTAGAGTTTTCTCCTAATGCAATTTTTGTAATTGTGTCGAATCCAATGGATACGATGTGTTATTTAACATTAAAATCTACGGGATTACCTAAAAATAGAATTATTGGTATGGGAGGCGCGCTGGATAGTTCTCGTTTTAGAACCTATTTAGGGTTAGCGCTGGATAAACCAGTTAATGATATTTCGGCAATGGTGATTGGAGGTCATGGAGATACGACTATGATTCCTTTGACACGTTTAGCTTCTTATAATGGTATTCCTGTTACTCAGTTTCTATCAGATGAAGTTTTACAAAAAGTAGCTGCAGATACTATGGTGGGAGGAGCAACTCTAACAGGATTGTTAGGGACTTCAGCTTGGTATGCGCCAGGAGCTTCTGTTGCGTTTTTAGTAGATAGTATTTTGAACAATCAAAGAAAAATGATTGCTTGCTCAGTTTACGTGGAGGGCGAATATGGACAATCAGATATTTGTATAGGTGTTCCTTGTATTATTGGTAAAAATGGTGTGGAAGAAATTTTAGAGATTAAGTTAAATGATGATGAAAAAGCATTATTTGCTAAGAGCGCAATTGCTGTTAGGCAAATGAATGATGCTTTGAAATCAATATTAGGTTAA